One window of Halodesulfovibrio sp. MK-HDV genomic DNA carries:
- a CDS encoding DUF2062 domain-containing protein, producing the protein MPSSLRLLIVIPVYNHRAELCRVVTNAQAFGDVLIVDDGSTDGVEADIASLSVPSIRHNENRGKGAAILSASAYAKKHGYSHIITMDADGQHLATDIPQFIAAVEMNPDSVIVGVRDFSNAEQRNIPVSATFGRAFSNFWFRVQTGEKGLDTQSGFRAYPVALLQQLSFSESRYSFEIEVLVKAVWAGLLVNWIPISVHYPEPDKRVSHLHRVKDNILISWLNTRLTIRAVLPIPHRKLVRAKPSVEENTEQFYLTRPIDSLRDMVRQGASPKYVGHSAALGILLGTLPLFGIHTIATLFAASFLRLSKVISVATSQFCMPPLVPALCIEVGYFIRNGEWLTDVSWQTLGVEFLDRAWEWILGSLVVAPILAGVTGIFFYLLTLSIYKLRQEI; encoded by the coding sequence ATGCCTAGCTCTCTCCGTCTTCTTATTGTTATACCAGTGTACAATCACCGCGCAGAACTGTGCCGTGTTGTTACTAATGCACAGGCATTTGGAGACGTCCTAATTGTCGACGATGGTTCAACTGACGGGGTGGAAGCGGACATTGCTTCTCTCTCTGTCCCATCCATTCGCCACAATGAAAATAGAGGGAAAGGCGCTGCCATTCTTTCCGCATCTGCATATGCCAAAAAGCATGGCTATTCGCATATTATCACCATGGATGCCGACGGACAGCACCTAGCTACTGATATTCCTCAATTTATTGCCGCAGTGGAAATGAATCCAGACTCTGTTATTGTTGGCGTTCGAGATTTCTCGAATGCCGAGCAACGAAACATCCCTGTTTCTGCCACTTTTGGAAGAGCATTCTCAAACTTTTGGTTTCGAGTACAAACTGGCGAAAAAGGACTTGATACTCAAAGTGGCTTTAGAGCTTACCCGGTAGCGCTGTTGCAACAACTTTCGTTTAGTGAATCCCGGTATTCATTTGAAATTGAAGTGCTCGTAAAAGCGGTCTGGGCAGGGTTATTGGTGAATTGGATTCCCATAAGTGTTCATTATCCAGAACCGGACAAGCGCGTTAGCCACCTACACAGGGTAAAAGATAACATTCTTATCTCGTGGCTGAACACACGGCTTACTATTCGTGCAGTACTACCAATTCCGCATCGAAAGCTTGTCCGTGCTAAACCAAGTGTTGAAGAAAATACTGAGCAATTCTACCTGACACGCCCAATTGACTCGTTACGTGACATGGTTCGGCAAGGTGCAAGCCCAAAGTATGTTGGGCACTCTGCTGCTCTTGGGATCTTACTCGGAACATTGCCTCTTTTTGGTATTCACACTATCGCCACGTTGTTTGCCGCTAGTTTTCTACGACTTTCAAAAGTAATATCTGTGGCAACCAGTCAGTTTTGTATGCCTCCACTCGTTCCTGCTCTTTGTATCGAGGTCGGGTATTTTATCCGAAACGGAGAGTGGCTTACTGATGTTTCCTGGCAAACGCTGGGTGTTGAATTTTTAGACAGGGCTTGGGAGTGGATTTTAGGTTCGTTAGTGGTAGCACCAATTTTAGCAGGTGTAACAGGCATTTTTTTCTATCTGCTAACCCTTTCGAT